A stretch of DNA from Candidatus Limnocylindrales bacterium:
CGAATTGCTTCTGAACCTCAGAATTACACGAAATGGGGAAGTGAACCTGTCCCAATTTCTCGGAGTTATCAACTTTTTCTTGGGCTATTACCGGGGAAGTACAAAGAGCTATCCCCAAGACTATCCCTAAAAACCATTTTTCTTTCATGCGATCCTCCTATCTAAACCATGAATTCAAGGTTTAACGAAAATACTCTTTTACCTTATTTTCTATATAAGCTTTCATCTCTGCTTTAAATCGCTCTTTGCTAAATCGGAGGGCCTGCTCTCGGATTTTGGTTTTGTCAAAACTCATCTGATTAAATCGAATGATGGTCTGACAGAGGCTTTCCACAGTTGGCTCCTGAAAGAAAAGTCCAGTAACCCCCTCTATAACGGTTTCCAGTACACCGCCCCGGGCATAGGCTATAACGGGTCGTCCGGTGGCCTGAGCTTCGAGGGGCGTTAACCCCAGGTCTTCCTCCCCAGGAAAAATCAACGCCCGACACCTGCGGTAATAATCCCGGACTTCCTCATCGGAAAGACTACCCAAAAACTCAATGGTAGTTCCGGCCAATCGTCTTAAAGCCTTCTCCTCCTGACCTTTACCAATGATCTTGAGGGGGAGTTTTAACCGATTGAAAGCCTCAATGGCGAGATCGATCCGCTTGTAGGGGGCAAAGGCGGAAACTATCAAGAAATAATCTCCATCCTGGGCACCGGGGGTATAAAACCCGGTATTCACAGGAGGATAAATGACGTCACATTCTCGCCGATAGTACTTTCGTACCCGTCGGGCTACATGCTCGGAGATCGCAACAAAATAGTCTACCCGATTACTGGAAGCTACATCCCAGGTTCTGAGATAATTGAGAAAAAAGGGAATCATCCATTTTTGAAACCCCCGGATTTTTTCCCGACCAAAATAGTCCTGATAAAGGTCCCAGGCATATCGCATGGGGGTTAAAATGTAACAAATGTGACAGGTGGCAGGTCTGGTTAAAATTCCTTTGGCCACGCAGTGGCTCAAACTAACCACCAGGTCATAATCCCTGAGGTCGAATTGCTCTATGGCTGTGGGAAACAAGGGAAGATATTGCCGGTATTTCTTGAAAACAAAGGGAAGCCTTTGAATAAAACTGGTATAAATACGCCTTCCTTCGATGGTAGAGGTCAGCTTTCCCTTCTCATAAAGTAAGGTATAGAGAACCGCCTGGGGGTAGATTTCACAGAGAGCCTCCAGGCATTTTTCTCCCCCTCGCATCCCGTTGAGCCAATCATGGGCAAAGGCAATTTTCATGTTTTGGCAGTTATCCTTCATCCCCGCTTTCTTAAATTAACCATGGCAGGGCGACCTGTTGATAGTTTTTATTCTTATGCGGATAACAGGTTCTTCTTTCCCTCACCCCAGACCCC
This window harbors:
- a CDS encoding glycosyltransferase, yielding MKIAFAHDWLNGMRGGEKCLEALCEIYPQAVLYTLLYEKGKLTSTIEGRRIYTSFIQRLPFVFKKYRQYLPLFPTAIEQFDLRDYDLVVSLSHCVAKGILTRPATCHICYILTPMRYAWDLYQDYFGREKIRGFQKWMIPFFLNYLRTWDVASSNRVDYFVAISEHVARRVRKYYRRECDVIYPPVNTGFYTPGAQDGDYFLIVSAFAPYKRIDLAIEAFNRLKLPLKIIGKGQEEKALRRLAGTTIEFLGSLSDEEVRDYYRRCRALIFPGEEDLGLTPLEAQATGRPVIAYARGGVLETVIEGVTGLFFQEPTVESLCQTIIRFNQMSFDKTKIREQALRFSKERFKAEMKAYIENKVKEYFR